One Drosophila subobscura isolate 14011-0131.10 chromosome U, UCBerk_Dsub_1.0, whole genome shotgun sequence DNA window includes the following coding sequences:
- the LOC117901033 gene encoding DNA repair protein complementing XP-G cells homolog isoform X3 gives MGVTGLWKLIEPCGKPVPVDTLEGKILAVDISIWLHQVVKGFQDSKGSALNNAHLLGLFHRLCKLLYYRVRPIFIFDGCTPQLKRDTIARRQQQRNKLSNEADRIQALLLQSLAREKVVQQALGKNAELLLKSPVKRPPASKSKNEEDDLFKLPELPSSAAGQDNQDESDQDLDYTSASASATSDSSFDESTARHAYNSSLQAIDVRSQNFKNLPADVRHEILTDIKETRKQSSWGRLHELPARSDEFCSFQMKRLLKRRAVQESLEQAEQEMGGHTLTYSELCDFFSEEGIVTPTAIEQSTRQISSDEHTRFLLVRDLKKKALESAKIEPKMETIEELPETKPPVYEEKPTTSSKAEQATTSSNEFDAELAQALALSLEETQKVYDEKDYDYDSDQELRLNRAQSKQLRHAAKGPARAYMIEYGGMNDEEVGNIMESTQLNDTDSLERLLATTAVQDDMANDSTEEAEQLSKAIAESKKSLKENQVQPVDTDTDSDLEEVAAPALEICVDITEQLKPTNDLFADIFEEESDREKAAEGSEDGEDFIEVPASGEVKLIEDETIEVQESQEEMLTELQEDKETSEAKTKPDLDSILNDLKRETEAIRDIKLTVAEPKSIPILEPKPKPILSSILDDLQKEIADVKNIKLEQVKQNNSAIIELSSDDEAVSKFNATAKSEEAGSTKTEAVIVLCDSDDNQKQRISPNKTPSKNKSIKDFFETSYVVKRTPDKSPAVENATPPGTPKVPQPFYRKRTPKSDRKRPADAANESDEEVSPTKRSSKASKSLFEANEPEPAAAAAVTVDPEELIRDAAEALKSQKTSEELQEMADKLSQERKELEIERNRQDRMGMSISQRMSIDCQELLRLFGIPYIVAPMEAEAQCAFLNATELTHGTITDDSDIWLFGGRTVYKNFFAQNKHVLEFRAEQIEQTFNCNRGKLIQLACLVGSDYTTGIHGIGAVTALEILASFSSASNAAAADGGSPAASGNQSVLATLHRFRDWWQAHNSTSLPPGSSARLALRKKLKNIELHEGFPNMAVVEAYLDPKVDDNRDAFSWGSPDVESIREFTRKSFGWTTSKTDDILLPVIKKINEKKIQGSIRNYFTAKSALRVQQPQVSKRVQLAIDKMSGKIDAETPEKPKKVVRTRRAKKAATTADEPADAEAETKPARPKRGKRKASTTETTEEQPSTSQPMTKPGKCPRIPDTKEIIPQRERDLEQMRLNKAKAAEVLKKSAAAKDNKN, from the exons ATGGGAGTCACGGGCTTGTGGAAGCTAATCGAGCCATGCGGCAAGCCTGTGCCGGTTGACACTTTGGAGGGCAAAATACTGGCCGTGG ACATATCCATTTGGCTGCATCAGGTTGTGAAGGGTTTCCAGGACAGCAAGGGTTCCGCTCTGAACAATGCGCATCTCTTGGGCTTGTTTCATCGCCTGTGTAAGCTGCTCTACTACCGCGTTCGTCCCATCTTCATATTCGATGGATGCACGCCACAACTTAAAAGGGATACAATT GCgcgtcgccagcagcagcgcaataAACTCAGCAACGAAGCAGACCGCATAcaggctctgctgctgcagtccctGGCCAGGGAGAAGGTTGTGCAGCAGGCGCTGGGCAAGAATGCGGAGCTTTTGCTGAAATCACCAGTGAAACGCCCGCCTGCTAGCAAGTCGAAAAACGAAGAGGATGATCTATTCAAACTGCCAGAATTGCCGTCTTCGGCCGCGGGGCAGGACAACCAAGATGAAAGCGATCAGGATTTGGACTacaccagtgccagtgccagtgccacatcGGATAGCTCTTTTGACGAGTCCACCGCGCGACATGCCTACAATTCGAGTCTGCAGGCCATCGATGTCAGGAGTCAGAATTTTAAGAACCTGCCCGCCGACGTTCGTCACGAGATCCTCACCGACATCAAGGAGACTCGCAAGCAGTCCTCCTGGGGTCGCCTGCATGAGCTGCCCGCCCGTAGCGATGAATTCTGCTCCTTCCAGATGAAGCGTTTGCTGAAGCGACGCGCCGTACAGGAAAGTCTGGAGCAGGCCGAACAGGAAATGGGCGGACACACGCTTACCTACTCCGAGCTGTGTGACTTTTTTAGCGAGGAGGGCATTGTAACGCCAACGGCCATAGAGCAGAGCACGCGACAAATAAGCTCGGATGAGCATACGCGATTCCTGCTTGTCAGGGATCTGAAGAAGAAGGCATTGGAGAGTGCCAAAATCGAGCCGAAGATGGAGACAATTGAGGAGCTGCCAGAAACAAAGCCGCCAGTTTATGAGGAGAAGCCAACTACATCCAGTAAGGCGGAGCAGGCAACCACATCCAGCAACGAATTCGATGCGGAATTGGCACAAGCCTTGGCCCTCTCACTGGAAGAGACCCAGAAGGTGTACGATGAGAaggactacgactacgactcgGATCAAGAGTTGCGCCTCAATCGCGCCCAAAGCAAACAGTTGCGGCACGCAGCCAAGGGCCCGGCGAGGGCATACATGATTGAATATGGCGGCATGAACGATGAGGAGGTGGGTAACATAATGGAGTCCACTCAATTGAATGACACGGATAGCCTGGAGCGCTTGCTAGCCACAACTGCAGTCCAGGACGATATGGCCAACGATTCCACAGAGGAGGCCGAGCAACTCTCTAAGGCCATTGCCGAGAGCAAGAAAAGTCTCAAAGAGAATCAAGTGCAGCCTGtagacacggacacggattCCGATTTGGAGGAAGTGGCAGCGCCTGCTCTAGAAATTTGTGTGGACATCACTGAGCAGCTGAAGCCCACCAACGATCTGTTTGCGGATATTTTCGAAGAGGAATCAGACAGGGAGAAAGCGGCCGAGGGAAGCGAAGATGGTGAAGATTTCATAGAAGTGCCAGCGAGTGGGGAAGTGAAGCTCATTGAAG ACGAAACAATCGAAGTTCAAGAAAGCCAGGAAGAAATGCTCACAGAACTGCAAGAGGACAAAGAGACATCCGAGGCAAAGACCAAACCTGATTTGGACTCCATATTGAACGATCTGAAAAGGGAAACCGAGGCAATCAGAGATATCAAATTAACAGTGGCCGAGCCCAAATCAATCCCCATTCTcgagccaaaaccaaagcctATTCTAAGCTCTATTCTCGATGACCTGCAGAAGGAAATCGCTGACGtcaaaaacataaaactgGAGCAAGTCAAGCAGAACAATAGCGCAATCATTGAGTTGTCCTCCGACGATGAGGCAGTCTCCAAATTCAATGCCACCGCCAAGTCCGAAGAAGCAGGTTCCACCAAGACCGAGGCAGTGATTGTGTTATGCGACAGCGATGACAATCAAAAGCAACGAATTTCACCCAACAAAACACCCAGCAAGAATAAATCCATCAAGGATTTCTTCGAGACAAGTTATGTTGTGAAACGGACACCGGACAAGTCGCCAGCGGTTGAAAATGCCACGCCACCGGGTACTCCAAAGGTGCCGCAACCATTCTACAGAAAGCGAACACCCAAATCTGATCGCAAACggcctgctgatgctgcaaaCGAGAGTGATGAGGAAGTGTCGCCCACTAAAAGGTCCAGCAAAGCGTCGAAGTCTCTTTTTGAGGCAAACGAGCCAGAgccggctgcggctgcggctgtgacTGTGGATCCCGAG GAGCTCATCCGAGACGCAGCAGAGGCACTCAAGTCGCAGAAGACCTCCGAAGAGCTGCAGGAGATGGCTGATAAATTGTCCCAGGAACGTAAGGAATTGGAAATCGAACGTAATCGGCAGGACCGCATGGGCATGTCCATCAGCCAACGAATGAGCATTGATTgccaggagctgctgcgtCTCTTCGGCATCCCGTACATTGTGGCGCCCATGGAGGCGGAGGCGCAGTGTGCCTTCCTTAATGCCACCGAACTTACGCACGGCACCATCACGGACGACAGCGATATCTGGCTCTTTGGCGGCCGCACTGTCTACAAGAATTTCTTTGCCCAGAACAAGCATGTGCTGGAGTTCCGGGCCGAGCAGATCGAGCAGACATTCAACTGCAATCGGGGCAAGCTGATACAGTTGGCTTGCCTGGTGGGCAGTGATTATACCACAGGGATTCATGGCATTGGTGCTGTGACGGCGCTGGAAATTCTCGCCTCATTCTCGAGCGCCAgcaatgctgcagctgcggatGGCGGAAGCCCAGCCGCCAGCGGCAATCAATCGGTTTTAGCCACTTTGCATAGGTTTCGAGACTGGTGGCAAGCACACAACAGCACCAGCCTCCCGCCAGGCAGTTCAGCGCGTCTGGCGCTTCGAAAAAAGCTTAAGAATATCGAACTGCACGAGGGCTTCCCCAACATGGCTGTGGTAGAGGCGTATCTGGATCCCAAGGTGGACGACAATCGGGATGCCTTCAGTTGGGGCTCACCGGATGTGGAATCCATAAGAGAATTCACACGCAAATCTTTCGGCTGGACAACATCCAAGACAGACGACATCCTCCTGCCGGTGATTAAGAAAATCAACGAGAAAAAGATTCAAGGCTCCATTCGCAACTATTTCACGGCCAAGAGTGCCCTAAGGGTGCAACAGCCGCAGGTCAGCAAGCGCGTTCAGCTGGCCATTGACAAGATGTCGGGCAAGATCGATGCAGAGACGCCggaaaaaccgaaaaaggTTGTGCGCACCAGGCGGGCCAAGAAAGCTGCGACGACGGCGGATGAGCCAGCGGATGCGGAAGCCGAAACCAAGCCCGCACGTCCCAAGCGGGGCAAGCGGAAGGCTTCAACAACAGAGACAACCGAAGAACAGCCATCCACATCGCAGCCGATGACAAAGCCTGGAAAATGTCCAAGGATACCAGATACCAAAGAAATCATACCGCAAAGGGAAAGGGACCTGGAGCAGATGCGCCTGAACAAGGCCAAGGCAGCGGAAGTGCTGAAAAAatcggcagcagccaaagacaacaaaaactag